In Anaerolineae bacterium, the following are encoded in one genomic region:
- a CDS encoding M20/M25/M40 family metallo-hydrolase, with the protein MKERIKRWLKTLVEIPSPTGEEGGFQLYLRENLHKLGFESELQEVAPSRPNLLAWRGVSPLLIVTHSDTSPASEYNLREEGGFFYGPGVADAKGQIAALLSVLEINPSPLTLAFTVDEEARGEGSKNLCLPPWVKMAVVLEPTELKVAIAQSGSLDLEMVIKGEKAHGAYPEAGENAILKAFEVIAKIQSLEFMQLEHHLLGKPHIMPYWIKGGHPELYLVPDEALLRFDLKLVPPLSPEMVLAEIQEAVAHYGYIKVLDFDPPFEISPEAQIVNLVKESIRLASGQEAELTGMPSWTDAEPLYRKGIEVVIFGAGNLSLAHTEKEQINIGELMELAAVLDKLILLTSQG; encoded by the coding sequence ATGAAGGAGAGGATAAAGAGGTGGCTGAAAACCCTGGTGGAAATCCCGAGTCCTACGGGTGAGGAGGGGGGTTTTCAGCTCTACCTTAGAGAAAACCTCCACAAGCTTGGCTTTGAAAGTGAGCTTCAGGAGGTAGCTCCCTCCAGGCCCAACTTACTGGCGTGGCGGGGCGTAAGTCCTCTCCTTATTGTCACCCACTCTGATACATCACCTGCGTCGGAATACAACCTCAGGGAGGAAGGAGGTTTCTTCTATGGCCCGGGCGTGGCCGATGCTAAGGGCCAAATTGCTGCTCTCCTCAGCGTTCTGGAGATAAACCCTTCCCCATTAACCTTAGCTTTCACAGTAGATGAAGAAGCCCGAGGAGAGGGCAGCAAGAATCTCTGCCTTCCCCCATGGGTCAAGATGGCAGTGGTTCTGGAGCCCACGGAACTCAAGGTAGCTATAGCCCAGTCCGGCTCTCTGGACCTGGAGATGGTGATAAAAGGGGAAAAGGCTCATGGTGCCTATCCGGAAGCAGGAGAAAATGCCATCCTCAAAGCCTTTGAAGTTATAGCCAAAATTCAAAGTTTGGAGTTCATGCAGCTGGAACATCACCTCCTGGGCAAGCCTCACATAATGCCTTACTGGATAAAAGGAGGACACCCTGAGCTTTACCTTGTGCCCGATGAGGCCTTGCTCCGCTTTGATCTCAAGCTGGTACCTCCTCTTTCGCCAGAAATGGTTCTGGCGGAAATACAAGAAGCTGTAGCTCATTACGGCTATATCAAAGTGCTGGATTTTGATCCACCTTTTGAAATCTCGCCCGAAGCTCAGATAGTCAACCTGGTCAAGGAATCTATCCGTTTGGCCTCAGGGCAAGAAGCTGAGCTTACGGGCATGCCCAGCTGGACCGATGCTGAACCCCTGTATCGTAAAGGGATTGAGGTAGTCATTTTTGGAGCAGGAAACCTTTCGCTGGCCCATACGGAAAAAGAGCAAATAAATATCGGAGAGTTGATGGAACTGGCAGCAGTGTTAGATAAGCTTATTCTTCTGACTTCTCAGGGTTAG
- a CDS encoding GNAT family N-acetyltransferase — protein sequence MEIESLSKEEFKRLREELVKIYLEGYQGLEMYAYREPWMVRRYLNWLYKGDPSGFFVVKEEGKVVGFVSAHSRWFWGKEIVGEIHELVISPAYRRRGLGTALLSHIIKFLRSKKRKRIGLWVGKENKPAKRLYRKFGFRPSDTYDVWERWVLDETNPEKSEE from the coding sequence ATGGAGATAGAGAGTTTGAGCAAAGAAGAGTTCAAACGTCTTCGGGAGGAACTGGTGAAAATTTACTTGGAGGGCTACCAGGGTCTGGAAATGTATGCATACAGAGAGCCATGGATGGTCAGACGCTATTTAAACTGGCTTTACAAGGGCGACCCGTCCGGCTTCTTCGTGGTGAAAGAGGAGGGAAAAGTTGTGGGTTTTGTTTCAGCCCATAGCCGGTGGTTCTGGGGGAAGGAAATCGTGGGCGAAATACATGAACTGGTGATTTCCCCCGCTTACCGCAGGAGAGGGCTGGGGACCGCTCTTCTCTCACACATTATCAAGTTCCTACGTTCCAAGAAAAGGAAACGCATAGGTCTGTGGGTGGGGAAGGAAAATAAGCCTGCTAAAAGGCTTTACCGGAAATTCGGCTTTCGCCCTTCCGACACTTACGACGTGTGGGAAAGGTGGGTTCTTGACGAAACTAACCCTGAGAAGTCAGAAGAATAA
- a CDS encoding DUF362 domain-containing protein, which translates to MLFKCSRRDFLKYLTGWTMLFLLEGCRTRTAPVTPPGPTPVPTFTPTPTPAPTSTPPILEAEIALARGKDWEAVTRAAVEAIGGMERFVKPGDTVLIKPNICTAGRPPEYAATSHPKVVATVARMCWEAGARKVMLFDLPFSGTQEAAYKDSGIADALKGLDVELLFASPRHYENVPIPNGKDLKEWKFLRQALEADVFVNIPIAKHHGMAGLTLGMKNVMGVILDRPYIHWNLHQRIADLNTVIRSHLVVVDATRILLRHGPQGGNLEDVLITDTVIASGDVVAADALAATLFGKNWKDIGYIKIGAEMGLGLPEGRPLVEIVL; encoded by the coding sequence ATGCTGTTTAAATGTAGCCGAAGGGACTTCCTGAAATACTTAACAGGCTGGACAATGCTTTTTCTGCTGGAGGGATGCAGAACCAGAACAGCACCTGTAACCCCTCCAGGTCCAACCCCCGTGCCAACCTTTACCCCAACTCCTACTCCGGCTCCAACTTCTACCCCTCCGATTCTCGAAGCTGAGATCGCGCTTGCCAGAGGCAAAGATTGGGAAGCCGTTACAAGAGCGGCAGTGGAAGCCATTGGTGGGATGGAGCGCTTCGTTAAGCCTGGAGATACTGTTCTGATAAAGCCCAACATATGCACTGCGGGGCGTCCTCCGGAATATGCTGCTACCTCGCATCCCAAAGTCGTGGCAACAGTTGCCAGAATGTGCTGGGAGGCCGGAGCCAGAAAAGTTATGCTTTTTGACCTCCCATTCTCCGGAACTCAGGAAGCTGCCTATAAAGATAGTGGCATTGCCGATGCTCTAAAAGGCCTGGATGTAGAGCTGCTTTTTGCTTCCCCGAGGCATTACGAAAATGTTCCCATTCCCAATGGTAAAGACCTCAAGGAGTGGAAATTCCTCCGTCAGGCGCTGGAAGCCGACGTCTTTGTAAATATTCCCATTGCCAAGCACCATGGAATGGCAGGCCTGACCCTGGGTATGAAAAACGTCATGGGCGTTATTCTGGACCGACCCTACATCCACTGGAACCTTCACCAGCGCATCGCCGACCTGAACACTGTCATCCGCTCTCACCTTGTGGTTGTAGATGCTACCCGCATCTTGTTGAGGCATGGGCCCCAGGGCGGAAACCTTGAAGACGTCTTAATAACCGATACTGTGATCGCTTCAGGAGATGTGGTGGCTGCTGATGCTCTGGCCGCCACCCTTTTCGGAAAGAACTGGAAAGACATAGGTTACATAAAGATTGGGGCAGAAATGGGCCTGGGTCTTCCTGAAGGCCGCCCCCTGGTGGAGATCGTGCTCTGA
- a CDS encoding 4Fe-4S dicluster domain-containing protein: protein MAWRKSRIASQIFFFILFLALGIKVSQGFTGAPWNLFPRFDPLAAFIVSLGAKELSLAFFWGAILTIALTFLMGRIFCGWICPLGSLLEWTSRPIPRGRRKIGYFYIYAGLYLLVFALSFAAVGKLWPVILDPITIIQRTFVASLHPAVGWLLKFAGDVFYLIDPFQGIVDLTDKLWRWVGLLPQGELRFYRFSLLFLGFVLLLIFLNKLAPRFWCRALCPLGALLTMMGRLSPLKLGINKEACNWCGLCADLCPIVPPKAERIDVRADCWRCADCIAFCPQKALSFVWTKPVIQPLTFNPSRRAFIGSVLGAAATMIFLHSDSMIRPNSLFLIRPPGAKVKLSHGGLDETEFLSRCIRCGLCWKVCPTNGLQPAGSEGGLESFWTPVLIPRIGYCDYGCTACGEVCPTGAIEKLKLEDKRKRQIGLAYIDQKRCIPYSLGLPCTVCEEMCPVPEKAILMEEQRVGGSSILLPRVLPERCIGCGICENKCPVSGEAAIRVYTPFVV, encoded by the coding sequence ATGGCCTGGAGAAAATCCCGCATCGCCTCTCAGATTTTCTTCTTTATCCTTTTTCTGGCCTTGGGGATAAAAGTTTCCCAGGGTTTCACCGGAGCACCCTGGAATTTGTTCCCTCGCTTTGATCCGCTGGCAGCTTTTATTGTCTCCTTGGGAGCGAAAGAGCTATCCCTGGCTTTCTTTTGGGGCGCCATATTAACCATAGCCTTAACTTTTCTTATGGGAAGGATCTTCTGCGGCTGGATATGCCCCCTTGGCTCTCTCCTCGAATGGACTTCCAGGCCGATACCCAGAGGGCGCAGGAAGATAGGGTATTTTTACATTTACGCTGGCCTTTACCTCCTCGTCTTTGCCCTCTCCTTCGCTGCGGTCGGTAAACTCTGGCCCGTTATCCTTGACCCTATAACCATAATTCAAAGGACTTTTGTCGCTTCCCTTCATCCAGCAGTTGGATGGCTTCTGAAATTTGCGGGAGATGTCTTTTACTTGATCGACCCGTTTCAGGGAATTGTTGATTTAACCGATAAACTGTGGCGCTGGGTGGGCCTTTTACCTCAGGGCGAGCTGCGATTCTACCGTTTTTCCCTCCTTTTCCTCGGCTTTGTTCTCCTCCTGATTTTTCTGAACAAACTGGCACCACGCTTCTGGTGCCGGGCCCTTTGCCCTCTGGGAGCTCTCCTAACCATGATGGGACGTTTATCACCCCTGAAGTTGGGAATCAACAAAGAGGCCTGCAACTGGTGCGGTCTGTGCGCCGATCTCTGCCCCATTGTACCTCCAAAAGCGGAAAGAATTGACGTCAGAGCTGATTGCTGGCGCTGCGCCGATTGCATTGCCTTCTGCCCACAGAAAGCCCTGAGCTTTGTCTGGACAAAGCCTGTCATCCAGCCCTTGACCTTTAATCCATCCCGTCGGGCCTTTATCGGAAGTGTGCTGGGAGCTGCCGCTACTATGATTTTTTTACATTCCGATTCCATGATTCGCCCCAACTCTCTCTTCCTCATTAGACCGCCAGGAGCGAAGGTTAAATTGTCCCACGGAGGCCTGGATGAAACCGAATTCTTGAGCCGTTGCATCCGCTGCGGCTTATGCTGGAAAGTCTGCCCCACCAACGGCCTGCAGCCTGCAGGCTCAGAGGGAGGCCTTGAAAGCTTCTGGACCCCTGTCCTGATTCCCAGAATAGGCTACTGTGATTATGGGTGCACTGCTTGTGGGGAAGTATGTCCCACGGGGGCTATTGAAAAGCTAAAGCTTGAAGATAAAAGAAAGAGGCAGATAGGTCTTGCCTACATAGACCAAAAACGTTGCATTCCCTACAGCTTGGGCCTCCCCTGCACTGTATGCGAAGAAATGTGTCCAGTTCCAGAAAAGGCCATACTAATGGAGGAACAAAGAGTCGGAGGATCATCCATACTTCTACCTCGGGTTCTCCCTGAAAGATGCATAGGATGTGGGATATGCGAAAACAAATGTCCTGTCTCTGGAGAGGCCGCTATCAGAGTTTACACCCCTTTCGTGGTTTAG
- a CDS encoding alkaline phosphatase family protein, which produces MRTKNIVKLSICLVSCTLILTFTALALRPMPLSPGLSSTPPILSSETSRAIRIMVLLVEGSDISLLDLAKPGGPLSPLLLTKLSGPDDPVVALASIVTGLPPAKLSALSPEENEPEPFWWTAMRQGFRAAVLFWPEIYPDSPFSADYTVAPELCYGSSQLHTITFTEAISPWASSLSSFSPPLEGIVEIKAPEGGTIAYLRILALDTTDDGKVNHEALIVEGNLKPMRQGEWLSLKIDPHLHSGAFFKLLELRPDRKKALLYRTPICYNYAAPPPLLRELNEELGFFPPFPDPQSTAQGWIKPEDVDLFQRERASWTTKAITIVWDNYRPDLLLARFNLIRETATLTPTDSHLLKAYNLTGESLRTLAEMLGEKELLIILSPPPEGFLALYGKKEESLESPYSFNVENVVPLILSFLSR; this is translated from the coding sequence GTGCGAACTAAAAACATCGTCAAACTGTCCATTTGCCTCGTAAGTTGCACCTTGATCTTAACTTTCACCGCGCTTGCCCTGCGCCCAATGCCCTTATCACCAGGGCTCTCCAGTACACCGCCAATCCTCTCTTCCGAAACCTCCCGGGCTATCCGGATTATGGTCCTTCTTGTGGAAGGATCTGATATAAGTCTGCTGGATTTAGCCAAGCCCGGTGGACCGCTTTCCCCCCTTCTGTTGACCAAGCTTAGCGGCCCTGATGACCCAGTCGTTGCCCTCGCCTCGATTGTGACGGGCCTTCCTCCAGCAAAGCTTTCGGCTCTTTCTCCCGAGGAGAATGAGCCTGAACCCTTCTGGTGGACAGCAATGCGCCAAGGGTTCAGGGCTGCCGTCCTCTTTTGGCCTGAAATTTACCCCGACTCCCCTTTCAGTGCTGATTACACAGTGGCTCCAGAACTCTGTTACGGCTCCTCTCAACTTCACACCATAACCTTTACCGAGGCTATTTCCCCCTGGGCCAGTTCGCTATCCTCCTTCAGTCCACCCCTTGAAGGGATCGTAGAAATAAAAGCACCTGAAGGCGGCACCATAGCCTATCTCCGTATTTTAGCTTTGGATACCACTGATGATGGTAAAGTTAACCATGAAGCCTTAATAGTGGAAGGAAACCTTAAACCTATGCGCCAGGGGGAATGGCTTTCCCTGAAGATCGACCCCCACCTTCACTCAGGTGCTTTCTTCAAGCTCCTGGAATTGCGCCCGGACCGAAAAAAGGCTCTTTTGTACCGGACTCCAATCTGTTATAATTACGCAGCTCCACCCCCTCTACTCCGCGAACTAAACGAAGAGCTGGGCTTCTTCCCCCCTTTTCCTGATCCTCAGAGCACAGCGCAGGGGTGGATAAAGCCCGAAGACGTGGACCTTTTCCAGAGAGAAAGAGCGAGCTGGACTACAAAAGCAATAACCATCGTATGGGATAATTACAGGCCAGACCTGCTATTGGCTCGTTTTAATCTGATAAGGGAAACAGCCACCCTGACCCCCACTGATAGCCATCTACTCAAAGCTTATAATCTAACTGGCGAAAGCTTGAGAACTTTAGCTGAAATGCTGGGAGAAAAAGAGCTCCTGATAATTTTATCTCCCCCGCCTGAGGGGTTCTTAGCCCTTTACGGGAAAAAAGAAGAGAGCCTTGAAAGTCCTTATTCTTTTAACGTGGAAAACGTAGTTCCTCTGATCCTATCGTTTTTATCCCGATAG
- a CDS encoding TIGR03960 family B12-binding radical SAM protein has product MPIPWEKLERLLDKVTKPARYVGGEVNSIAKDWNAVRVKVALAYPDTYEIGMSNLGLAILYDLINSQEEFAAERVYAPWFDMENLMRQEGIPLFSLETRHPLKDFDFVGFSLQYELTYTNVLNMLDLAGIPIMSFKRSDEDPLIVAGGPCAFNPEPMAPFVDFFVLGDGEEIILEILRAYAEWKERGGRKREFLRQLTSVEGVYVPLLYRTIYNPDGTFGGVEPLLPDVPHRVRKRLIPVLAPIPTKPVLPHVETVHDRGNVEIQRGCGQGCRFCQAGIIYRPVRERPFEEILEAISELLKNTGYEEIALVSLSTADYSRIEELLKELEDRQYLWPLSVSLPSLRVDSFSVSLAEKLEKPGRTGLTFAPEAGSQRLRNVINKKVTDADILEVAEASYSRGWHRLKFYFMIGLPTETMEDVAEIGRLAHRTLEIGRKHQGNRAELAVSVATFIPKPHTPFQWLPMAKEEEIVEKHRLLRKLLRRRGLFLSLTDYRTSLLEGILARGDRRLGEVIFRAWRKGAKFDAWGEFFRWALWEEAFREAGLDPSFYAHRYRLREEIFPWDHIDIGVEKDFLWEEYQRALRGELTPDCRRECYGCGIRKAFKIKEPVLAQTS; this is encoded by the coding sequence ATGCCCATCCCATGGGAAAAGCTGGAGAGATTGCTGGATAAAGTTACCAAACCAGCTCGTTACGTGGGCGGTGAGGTCAACAGCATCGCCAAAGATTGGAACGCAGTCAGGGTCAAAGTAGCTCTGGCTTACCCTGACACCTACGAAATTGGCATGTCCAACCTCGGCCTCGCCATTCTCTACGATTTGATAAACAGCCAGGAGGAATTTGCAGCGGAGCGAGTTTATGCCCCCTGGTTTGATATGGAAAATTTGATGCGCCAGGAGGGAATTCCCCTTTTCAGTCTGGAAACCCGTCACCCTTTAAAGGATTTTGACTTCGTAGGCTTCAGTCTGCAATATGAGCTCACCTACACCAACGTGCTTAATATGTTGGATTTAGCGGGCATACCCATCATGTCTTTCAAGAGGAGCGATGAAGATCCTCTCATAGTTGCCGGAGGGCCCTGCGCTTTTAACCCCGAACCCATGGCCCCTTTTGTGGATTTCTTTGTCTTAGGAGACGGGGAAGAGATTATCCTGGAAATCCTCAGAGCCTACGCTGAATGGAAGGAAAGAGGGGGAAGGAAAAGAGAATTTCTGCGCCAGCTCACCTCTGTGGAGGGGGTATACGTACCTTTACTCTACCGAACTATCTACAATCCGGACGGAACCTTTGGAGGAGTGGAACCCCTTCTTCCGGATGTGCCTCACAGGGTGCGCAAGCGCCTCATACCGGTGCTTGCTCCAATTCCCACCAAGCCAGTTTTACCCCACGTAGAGACAGTTCATGACCGAGGGAATGTGGAGATCCAGAGAGGATGCGGGCAGGGTTGTCGGTTCTGTCAGGCAGGTATAATTTACAGGCCTGTGCGGGAAAGACCCTTTGAAGAAATTTTAGAGGCCATTAGCGAGTTGCTTAAGAACACTGGTTACGAAGAGATAGCCCTTGTCTCCCTTTCTACTGCGGATTACTCACGGATTGAAGAACTACTGAAAGAGCTGGAAGATAGACAATATCTATGGCCATTGTCTGTATCTCTTCCCTCCCTCAGGGTGGATTCCTTCTCGGTTTCTTTAGCTGAAAAGTTAGAAAAACCTGGCAGGACCGGCCTTACCTTTGCGCCCGAAGCTGGGAGCCAGCGCTTGCGAAATGTAATAAACAAAAAGGTAACCGATGCGGATATTCTGGAGGTGGCTGAAGCCTCCTACTCCCGTGGCTGGCACCGCCTCAAGTTTTACTTCATGATTGGCCTTCCCACTGAAACGATGGAAGACGTAGCAGAAATAGGCAGGTTAGCCCACCGAACCCTTGAGATTGGGCGAAAGCACCAGGGGAACCGTGCAGAGCTGGCTGTAAGCGTTGCTACCTTTATTCCCAAGCCCCACACTCCCTTCCAGTGGTTGCCCATGGCTAAAGAGGAAGAGATTGTGGAAAAGCACAGGCTTCTGCGCAAGCTGCTGAGGCGCAGGGGGCTTTTCCTGAGCCTCACAGATTACCGAACTTCCCTGTTGGAGGGAATTCTGGCTCGAGGCGATAGGAGGTTGGGCGAAGTCATTTTCCGGGCCTGGAGAAAAGGAGCTAAATTTGATGCATGGGGGGAGTTCTTCCGCTGGGCTCTATGGGAAGAGGCCTTTAGAGAAGCTGGGCTTGACCCCTCCTTCTACGCTCATCGTTACCGTCTCAGGGAGGAAATTTTCCCCTGGGACCACATTGACATCGGTGTTGAAAAAGATTTCCTCTGGGAGGAATATCAAAGAGCCCTTCGCGGAGAGCTTACGCCGGATTGCCGGAGGGAATGTTACGGGTGTGGAATTAGAAAAGCTTTCAAAATTAAAGAGCCCGTTTTAGCCCAAACTTCATAA
- a CDS encoding methylmalonyl-CoA mutase family protein — protein MFDKEALKKIEEKKEQWEETTLQQWLAKLPERDELFRNLSDMPIARLYTPADIPDFDYLEDLGFPGEYPFTRGIHATMYRGRLWTMRMFSGYGSAEETNERFKYLLRHGETGLSVAFDTPTLYGYDTDDPMAEGEFGKCGVAVSSLADMEILFDGIPLDEVTTSMTINAPAAILWAMYLVVAEKRGIPWTKLGGTIQNDILKEYIAQKEFVFPPKPSMRLIVDTFEFGAKYVPKWNTISISGYHIREAGATAVQELAFTLYDGFEYVKAGIERGLDVDEFAPRLSFFFNAHNDFFEEIAKFRAARRIWAREMRHRFGAKDPRSWWLRFHTQTAGCTLTAQQPENNIVRVAIQALAAVLGGTQSLHTNSMDEALALPSELAVRIALRTQQIIAHETGVVNTIDPLGGSYYIEYLTRKMEEAAYEYFRKIDAMGGMIAAIEKGFPQKEIADAAYRYQKEIDEKKRIIVGVNEYVSEEPITIPIHKIDPEGEKRHRERLAKVRRERDNERVRQCLERLRNAAMDERENLMPYILDCVRAYATLGEMMKTLKEVFGEYREPIII, from the coding sequence ATGTTTGATAAAGAGGCCCTGAAAAAGATTGAAGAGAAGAAAGAGCAGTGGGAAGAAACTACCCTTCAGCAATGGCTGGCCAAACTCCCCGAAAGAGATGAGCTCTTCCGCAACCTTTCAGATATGCCCATCGCCCGCCTTTACACCCCCGCTGATATTCCCGACTTTGACTATCTGGAAGATTTAGGCTTTCCGGGTGAGTACCCTTTCACCAGAGGAATCCATGCCACAATGTACCGTGGAAGACTCTGGACTATGAGGATGTTCTCGGGGTATGGCTCTGCCGAGGAAACCAACGAACGCTTTAAATACTTGCTTAGACATGGGGAAACAGGCCTTTCGGTAGCCTTTGACACCCCAACCCTTTACGGTTACGATACCGATGACCCTATGGCGGAAGGGGAGTTTGGCAAATGTGGAGTGGCGGTTTCTTCCCTGGCTGACATGGAAATCCTGTTTGACGGCATTCCGCTGGACGAAGTTACCACTTCTATGACCATAAACGCCCCTGCTGCTATCCTGTGGGCTATGTATCTTGTGGTAGCAGAGAAGCGTGGCATCCCTTGGACTAAGCTTGGAGGCACTATCCAGAACGACATCCTCAAGGAATATATTGCGCAAAAGGAGTTTGTTTTCCCCCCAAAGCCCTCCATGCGCCTTATTGTAGACACTTTCGAATTCGGCGCTAAATATGTGCCCAAATGGAATACTATCTCCATAAGTGGGTATCACATCCGCGAGGCTGGAGCTACGGCCGTTCAAGAGTTAGCTTTTACCCTTTATGACGGTTTTGAATATGTCAAAGCAGGGATTGAGCGCGGACTTGATGTGGACGAATTTGCTCCACGCCTCAGTTTCTTCTTCAATGCCCACAACGACTTCTTCGAAGAAATCGCTAAATTCAGAGCTGCCAGGAGGATATGGGCCAGGGAGATGCGCCATCGCTTCGGGGCTAAGGACCCCCGCTCCTGGTGGTTGCGGTTCCACACCCAAACAGCTGGCTGCACTCTGACAGCACAACAGCCGGAAAACAACATTGTCAGGGTAGCCATTCAGGCCTTAGCGGCGGTACTGGGTGGAACTCAATCGCTTCACACGAATTCTATGGACGAAGCTCTTGCCTTGCCATCAGAATTAGCCGTGCGTATAGCTTTGCGCACGCAGCAGATCATCGCTCACGAGACGGGTGTGGTAAACACCATTGATCCCCTTGGAGGAAGCTATTACATTGAATATTTGACCCGCAAAATGGAAGAGGCAGCCTACGAATATTTCCGCAAAATCGACGCTATGGGTGGGATGATTGCCGCTATAGAGAAAGGGTTCCCCCAGAAAGAAATAGCTGATGCTGCCTATCGCTACCAGAAAGAGATTGATGAGAAAAAGCGCATAATAGTGGGCGTTAATGAATACGTTTCCGAAGAGCCTATTACCATCCCTATCCACAAGATAGATCCGGAAGGCGAAAAGCGCCATCGGGAGCGATTGGCTAAAGTTCGCAGGGAAAGGGACAACGAAAGAGTCCGGCAGTGTCTGGAGCGCCTCCGCAACGCAGCCATGGATGAAAGAGAAAACCTTATGCCCTACATCCTGGATTGCGTACGTGCTTATGCTACCCTAGGTGAGATGATGAAAACGCTGAAGGAGGTCTTCGGAGAATATCGGGAGCCCATTATTATCTGA
- a CDS encoding DUF4351 domain-containing protein, whose amino-acid sequence MATFNLFDRVLKILARDYVISFLRLAFPNLNFDLVETLKNVELTLPERRVDFVHKARLGDKEYIVHLEFQLRHERHFPKRMFEYSALLSLQFDRPVISLALYLKPRRTPVPQEYTVKVGGTVVNCFRYPVIKLWELKEEIWEGKYRELAPLLISLVEKPSEEVLAREKELILGEKDSRKRADLLAAAVTVASRYFPRDFLWEFFKEEIDEMKNVSFIQEWLEEERRKALQTGFQAGREQGLQQGLQEGLQQGLQQGLQQGLQEGLIKGLSQGRKEEALRVLRKIILKRFGSLPEWLAEAPDGWEIEQLEILLDLALEMNTLKEFESEARKILGLSGG is encoded by the coding sequence ATGGCCACCTTTAATCTTTTTGATCGGGTCCTTAAAATTTTGGCACGGGATTATGTAATTTCCTTTTTGAGGCTGGCATTTCCAAACCTCAATTTTGATCTTGTAGAAACCTTGAAGAACGTGGAACTGACCTTACCTGAAAGGAGGGTGGATTTCGTCCACAAAGCCAGATTGGGGGATAAAGAATATATAGTGCATTTGGAATTCCAGTTGCGCCACGAGCGGCATTTCCCTAAGAGGATGTTTGAGTATTCTGCCCTGCTTTCTTTACAGTTTGATAGACCTGTAATTTCCCTGGCTCTTTACCTGAAACCACGCCGGACCCCTGTTCCGCAGGAGTATACGGTTAAGGTTGGGGGAACCGTGGTTAACTGCTTTCGCTACCCTGTAATTAAACTGTGGGAACTGAAAGAAGAGATATGGGAGGGAAAATACCGGGAGCTTGCGCCTCTGCTGATCAGTCTGGTAGAAAAACCTTCGGAAGAGGTCTTGGCCCGAGAAAAAGAGCTTATCCTGGGTGAAAAGGACTCTCGCAAACGGGCTGACCTCCTGGCGGCAGCAGTAACTGTAGCCTCTCGTTATTTCCCGAGGGATTTCCTCTGGGAGTTCTTTAAGGAGGAGATTGATGAAATGAAGAATGTCTCCTTCATTCAAGAATGGCTTGAAGAAGAACGCCGAAAAGCATTACAAACAGGGTTTCAAGCGGGCAGGGAGCAAGGCCTTCAGCAAGGCCTTCAGGAGGGCCTTCAGCAAGGCCTTCAGCAAGGCCTTCAACAGGGCCTTCAGGAGGGTCTCATCAAGGGTCTCTCCCAGGGCCGAAAGGAAGAAGCCTTAAGGGTTCTCCGCAAGATAATTCTCAAACGCTTTGGCTCTTTGCCCGAATGGCTTGCAGAGGCACCCGATGGGTGGGAAATTGAACAATTGGAAATCCTGCTGGATTTGGCCTTAGAAATGAATACCTTGAAAGAGTTTGAATCCGAAGCCAGGAAAATTCTGGGGCTGTCTGGAGGTTAA
- a CDS encoding cobalamin B12-binding domain-containing protein, producing MTEEKIRVLIAKPGLDGHDRGAKVVARALRDAGMEVIYTGLRQTPEMIAEAALQEDVDVVGLSILSGAHMALLPKVVQLLREKGLDHVLVVAGGIIPDEDVPKLKEAGIAEIFGPGTSTQTIVEYIRNKVAEIRRSRQNA from the coding sequence ATGACTGAGGAAAAAATCCGCGTTCTCATAGCCAAGCCAGGGCTTGATGGCCATGATCGAGGAGCGAAGGTGGTGGCGAGAGCCCTGAGAGATGCGGGGATGGAGGTAATTTACACTGGCTTGCGTCAGACTCCAGAAATGATAGCGGAAGCAGCTCTCCAGGAAGACGTAGATGTAGTAGGGCTTTCCATCCTCTCCGGAGCTCACATGGCTCTCCTGCCCAAGGTGGTTCAATTGCTCAGGGAAAAAGGCCTTGATCATGTTCTGGTAGTTGCTGGAGGCATAATACCTGATGAAGATGTTCCCAAGCTCAAAGAGGCGGGTATTGCGGAGATCTTTGGCCCGGGCACTTCAACTCAAACTATCGTAGAATACATTCGCAACAAAGTTGCTGAAATAAGGAGAAGCCGCCAGAATGCTTGA